The Oncorhynchus kisutch isolate 150728-3 unplaced genomic scaffold, Okis_V2 Okis07a-Okis12b_hom, whole genome shotgun sequence genome includes a region encoding these proteins:
- the si:dkey-22i16.9 gene encoding uncharacterized protein si:dkey-22i16.9, with amino-acid sequence MKKKKTKVVISQDNQRSRKNIYSLMLNPGAVEHSMGWKLFYCVFTLMVGLLECPSIGNGIIIKTVNLKHSVTLPCNATCDSGIVWKIVDGQVVAKIDQGKLIEGKRFEKRVEINKDLSLTISSAVYNDKGSYECVCDNRNVADVKLDVLVPTEISAHVGDNVTLHCYGSTNKQATDGEIYVQWEKEGQTVLKIDPNHTTFDPGFIDRTSVTRDGYGEGDLSLTFTGVRSSDQGTYLCFFNRDSKPGYPHGVTLTVKEKQLEPAMTNSERCRVPVIVVIILFIICVLGLMANHKRNRRQPTVGFTVTGKEDNTMINIASPAHLSIEDLPVPVQDSQPLPEVQRIQSCCDDHLDETTCPEGMDERTEEEEELHLPVAESGTLLEQEKSSTGS; translated from the exons atgaagaagaagaaaacgAAAGTAGTTATTTCTCAGGACAACCAACGCTCTAGGAAAAACATCTATAGTTTG ATGTTGAATCCTGGGGCAGTAGAGCACAGCATGGGTTGGAAACTCTTCTACTGTGTTTTTACATTGATGGTTGGCCTTCTTG AATGCCCCTCGATTGGTAATGGTATCATTATTAAAACTGTGAATTTGAAGCACTCTGTCACTCTCCCTTGCAATGCAACCTGTGACAGTGGCATCGTTTGGAAGATTGTGGATGGCCAGGTCGTTGCCAAGATTGATCAAGGAAAATTAATTGAAGGAAAGCGCTTTGAGAAGAGGGTGGAAATCAACAAAGACCTCTCTCTCACAATCAGCTCTGCGGTGTACAATGACAAGGGCTcatatgagtgtgtctgtgataATCGGAATGTTGCAGATGTGAAGCTAGATGTTCTGG TCCCGACAGAAATATCAGCTCACGTCGGAGATAATGTCACACTTCACTGCTATGGCTCAACCAATAAGCAGGCAACCGATGGTGAGATTTATGTCCAGTGGGAGAAAGAAGGACAGACTGTGCTGAAGATTGACCCGAACCATACTACCTTTGACCCTGGATTCATTGACAGGACATCAGTGACCAGGGATGGTTACGGAGAGGGTGACCTGTCCCTCACCTTCACCGGTGTACGCTCGTCTGACCAGGGGACCTACCTGTGCTTCTTCAACCGGGATAGTAAGCCAGGATATCCACATGGAGTCACTCTCACTGTTAAAG aAAAGCAATTGGAGCCTGCAATGACTAATAGTGAAAGGTGTAGGGTGCCAGTGATAGTAGTAATTATTCTGTTCATCATTTGTGTGCTCGGGTTAATGGCGAATCacaagagaaacaggagacagccAACAGTGGGCTTCACAGTCACTGGAAAAGAGGACAACACGATGATTAACATAGCATCACCAGCACATCTCTCCATCGAGGATCTTCCTGTTCCAGTTCAGGACAGCCAACCGTTGCCAGAAGTCCAAAGAATCCAGAGTTGTTGTGATGATCATCTTGATGAGACCACGTGTCCTGAGGGGATGGATGAAcgcacagaggaagaggaggagctccATCTCCCAGTAGCTGAAAGTGGGACACTGCTAGAGCAGGAGAAGAGTAGCACAGGGAGTTGA